AATGAAGAAAAGTAGATACCCTTCCAGTCCAAATTGAGATTAAAGCTATAAATATACCGTGGATCTGCATTACCGATGACCGTCCTATCACCATGGCTGTAGATCGTATTGTTTCCATAATCAATCACACCGTCGCCATTGAGATCCGTAAAACGGACATCCCCCGGATAGATCGTCCCATTGTTGGACGATTTGATCAGTTTTTGTTTTGCTGCTCCGTCAATCTCCGCCTGGTTCTGGAATAATCCCTGGGTTACATAACCCCAGATCTCACCAATCCGCTGTCCTTCGTAATAGGAACCGTCTTTAATTAAACCTTCCCTATTCTCGTAACGGTCTATGTTAGATTTATAATCTGCGAGCGTTCCTCGGACAGACCAGTTAAACGGACTGCCATTAACGTCGAATCGATCCTTGTAAGTCAAGCTCAGTTCAAAACCTTTGGTAGTCATATCCGCATAGTTCCCTTTTGGTGACTCCGCTCCAAAAATATCCGGCATTGCGACACCAAGGGTATACATATTGAGGGTCTTACGCTGATAGATATCTCCGGTAAAGGTCAATTTCCCATTTAATGAAGATACATCAAGACCTACATTGGCCGTACGTGCAGTTTCCCAGGTTAAGTTATCGGGAATAACTTTAGGCACCGAGGTATAGGAAGGCTTCTGACCATTTATCACCCGGTCCATAATCTTGATTTCATAGATATCCAGATAGGAATAGGGATCCACATTACCATTACCCAAAGAACCATAGGAGGCCCTTAGCTTCAGATCAGACAGCGCCTTTTTATCCACCTGGAAGAAAGGTTCTTCCGATATACGCCAGCCTACGGATGCAGACGGGAACAATCCCCATCGTTGGTTGGTCGGGAATTTGGACGAACCATCATAGCGGCCATTAAATTCAAAAAGATAACGGTCTTTGAAGATGTAATTGGCACGCATAAATACACCGACATTGCGGTATTTATTATATCCCGCGGTTGCTGTGGTATTCTGCCCTACGGCCAGGTTGATATTTTCTACGTCGTCATTAAGCAGACCGGTCTTGGTGATATACGTTGAATGATAAGTCCGCTGCTCATAATTATAGCCGAGCAAACCTTTAAAGTAATGGTCACCTATTGTACGTTCATATTCACTGTAAAGATTTCCGAACAAGTAACGGTAACGTTGGTCTACCTGATAAATGTTATCATTCATGCTTGTTTCCAACCGCAGCATTTTTCCCTCCTGCGTACTATACGGGACAGGCACACGAACCCTTACTGAACTAAAATCACGATTTCTGAAAGTCAGATCCCCCTTTACGCGGAACGTATTGTTTAAAAACTTAGTCTCGAAAGAAGTAGTGTTGCGGAGATCCTGATTGGCCGTATTCGTACCATTCTTACCGTAGATAAAATCCCCTACGGTGTAGGCTGCAGAAAAGCTCAAAGATCCATCAGGGTTAAAGATCGGCGAAGAAGGGTGCCCTTCATCGGCAATATTGCGCCAGATATTTCCACCTTCACCAGCAGTCGATGGGTCTCTATATTTGGCATAATTAAAATCGATGTTGTTGCTGATCCGCAACCAGTCGGTCACCTGAAGTCCCGCTTTTGCACGCGTATTATAGGTTTTATATTTATCGCTATTGTAGCGGTACATACCATTATAATCGTAAGCACGACCAGAAATGTAGTAATCCATTTTTTCGGAATTACCGCTGATGGAGAGGTTATGATCCTGGACAAAGGTATTGTCCTTGATCAACGTACCGTAATAATCCTCATTACCGTAGTAAACATAATTACCCTTATCATCTACCGTCACCTGCTCCGTAATTCCCTGTTCTTTTCTTCTCTTAAATTCTTCCAGCCAATCTGTTGTAAAGATCTGTGTTTTGTTGAGCTTGCTCGGAATCGAGGAATAATTGTTCCAGGCATTATAGGCGGTAAAGAAATGCGAAGCATATTCGTAGCCATCCGTCACAAATTTGGGTAGAGCGATCGGTTTCTGAAAAGAACCACTTCCTGAATAGTTAATAGACGTTTTTCCGGACTTTGCACGTTTCGTTGTGACAAGTACAACACCAAACGTTCCCCGCGAACCATAGATTGCCGATGAAGCGGCATCCTTCAGTGTGGTTACACTTTCAATATCATTGGGATTGATCGCTGAAAGATCACCCTCAACACCATCGATAAGGACTAGTGCGCTTCCCCCCTGACCAATGGAAGTTGTACCACGGATATTGAAACTTGGCGCCCGATTGGGTTTACCATCTGCCGGGGTTACATTTAAGTTGGGAATGACCCCTTGGAGCATCTGGCTTGCGTTGCCCAGCACGCGTCCCTCAAAAGCTTCTGCCCCCACCTGGTCTACAGCACCGGTCAGATTCACTTTTTTCTGCGTACCATAACCGACCACCACGACTTCTTCCAGCGCAGTGTCTTTGGATTCCATGGTGACGTCAATCTGTCCACCTGTCACACCGACGATTTTTTCACTGTAGCCTATGCCTGTCAATTTGAGTTTTTGCCCTACACTGGCTTCGATCACAAACTGACCTGCACCATTTGTTGAGGTGGTTTTTTGGGTAGTTAAATTGGTGATAGTAACTCCGGACAACACGATTCCATCTTTGCCTTTGACCACCCCTCTTACGGTCATCTGAACTGCAACATCTTGCGCTTCTTTAGCCAATTTGACATGATTACGCGCTACGTTAGCCCATGTGGGATAAGATAGACCCAATGCCATACTGATTAGTAATGTCTTCTGCATTTTTAGTCTGGTTTAGAATTTTGCACCAAAGTTGGTACTTTGACTTGGTTTATAATTTACGTTAATGTTAATAAATATTTAATTAATATCACCAATATCAACTGCTAAACAGATTATGCAGAGAAATATTTCACATAAATTTAGTTTTTAGGTAATACAAACGAAAAAGAACTGCCCATTTGCGAGCAGTTCTTACTGTTTATATCCATACCTTTCGGCCAGGAAAGTATATTGATTTAATTTTCTTGAATAAAAGCCAGGATATCTTTATTGATGGTTTCTGCTTCTGTCGTAGGCATTCCATGTGGAAAACCCGGATAGGTTATTAAAGTACCATTTTTTACAAGCTGTGCAGCCCTTTTACCTGTTACATCGATCGGTACGATCTGGTCATCCTCACCATGCAGGACAAGTACAGGAATTTCTAAGTTTTTCATTTCCTCAGTAAAGTCGGTTTCAGAAAACGCTTTGACACAATCATATTGAGCATTTATACCTCCCATCATTCCTTGTCGCCACCAGTTGTCCATTACGCCTTGTTTTACATCCGCCCCGTCCCGGTTATAGCCATAAAAAGCAAGGGTAAAGTCCTGAAAATATTGTTGCCTATGTTTGGCAGTATTCGCTCTTATTTCATCGAAGACTTCCATAGGTACACCGTCGGGGTTTGACGCACTCTTGGCCATCGTAGGTGTAACCGAACTGATCAAAACAGCTTTTGAAACACGCTTTGTACCATAATTGGTGAGGTAGCGAACAACTTCTCCTCCGCCCGTCGAATGGCCGATATGGATCGCATCCTTTAGATCTAACGCTTCCACCAATTGTGCAACGTCCGATGCGTAAGTATCCATCTCGTGACCACCTGCCGTCTGTGTCGAACGCCCGTGTCCACGGCGATCATGCGCAATCACACGGTATCCGTTATGGAGGAAAAACATCAGCTGCGCATCCCAATCGTCACTGGATAAAGGCCAACCATGATGAAATACAATGGGTTGTCCTGTACCCCAGTCTTTATAATAAATTTCTGTTCCGTCTTTAATTTTTAATACTGCCATAATGCGTAATTTATTTATGTTCTTGTTTATATAATCTCTTACTGTTCCCGTAGCACCTGTACCAGATCTTCCGCTCCGCCGTCAAATTTTTGGCCATTAACAAAAAAGGTTGGCGTCCCATTCACCCCACTCATCATACCACTTTCAAAATCTCCTTCCACGCGGTCTACTATTGACTCGTCGTTTAGATCCGATCTGAATTTGTCCATGTCTAAATCCAGCTGCTGGGCCATATCCAGTAGCCATTGGTCATTGAGTGAATTTTGATTTTCGAAAATAGCATCATGCATTTCCCAGAATTTACCCTGGAGCGCCGCTGCTTCGGCCGCCAGTGCCGCAGATTTGGCATAAGGATGCATTTCTGATAAGGGAAAATTGCGAAAGACAAACCGGATCTGACTTCCGAGTTCGGCCATCATCTCTTTTATAACGGGGTGAGCTTTTCCACAATGTGGACATTGATAGTCGCCGTATTCGACAATGGTGAGATCTGCCTGACCGTTGCCTAGTATATGATCAGCCTCGCTGACGTTTGGTTTTAATGACATAATTAATTCGTTTTAAGATTTTCCAACGCCTCGATTATACCGTCAGCACCTGGGTTGACAGCGGTTGGCGACAAGTAGCTCCAGGCAATGACACCTTCTTTATCGATTACAAAGAGCGCGCGTTTGCACTCACCCTCTTCTTCGTCGTAAACACCATACTGCTTAGCGACCTCACCTTTGCCTTCAAAATCAGCTAAGAGCGGAAAATGCAGCTTACGCGACTCTGCAAATGCCATATGGCACCATTTACTGTCGACCGAAATACCCATGATCTCGGCATCATACTTCTTAAAATACTTAAGCATTTCATTGTACAGCGCCATTTGATCGCTACAGACCGGACTCCAGTCTGCCGGATAAAATGCCAGTATTACATTACGTCCTTTAAATTCCGATAATTTAATTTTTTGATCCGGTGTTGCATACAAGGTAAAATCGGGTGCAACATCATTCTTTTGTAACATATCAATTTTCTTAGAATTCAACCATTTTTTAAGATACCGGCGTCTAGATAGTATTGGTATCACTCCTAAATAAAGCACGCTAAAGCAAAAATTGTTTTAAAGAAAAAAAAACACCTTATCCCCGATCTGGCTACAACATTCGTTGATCTGCCTACATCTGTCGTACGGCGATTCACCACCTTTGTACTATTCTTTTATTTAGAAATAGAAACACATGAAATCACAAAAAGTATGGTTTGTCACTGGTGCCTCAAAGGGATTAGGTCTCAGTTTAGTTAAAGAGCTGCTTGCTCAGGATTACCTTGTCGTTGCCACATCGCGGACAAAAAGGTCACTGGAAAATGAAATTGGTGAAGTAGAAAATTTTCTACCGCTAGAAGTAGACATTACGGATGACAAAGATGTCGCCCGCGCAGTACTTTCGGCCATTGATTATTTCGGAAGAATTGATGTGCTCGTCAATAACGCTGGCTATGGTCAGACCGGCGCACTTGAAGAACTGAGCGAATCAGAAACACGCCGCAACTTCGAGGTTAATGTTTTTGGCTCACTAAATGTCATCCGCCACATTGCTCCTCATATGCGCGGTCAACAATCGGGACACATGTTCAATATAGCCTCGATCGGCGGTCTGGTTGGTAATTACCCGGCATTCGGTGTGTACTGTTCCACGAAATTCGCAGTAGCCGGTTTTAGCGAAGCCCTGGCGACCGAAATGGAACCTTTTGGTGTACATACAACTGTAGTTTACCCAGGATACTTCAGAACCGACTTTCTATCCGAAGGTTCCCTACAAACCGCAGCCAATCCAATTGCATCGTACATTACCGCCCGCGAAAGCGAAGCCACACACCAACACGAGATCAATGGAAATCAGGTAAACGATCCACAGAAAGCTGCAACGCTATTGATCGAGGTGAGCAAACTGCAAGAACCTCCTGTCCATTTGCTGATGGGTCAGGATGCTTATGAACTGGCAAAAAATAAAATCAACATGTTGACAGCGGAAATTGAAAAGTGGAAAAGCTATACCATATCAACCGGTTTTGACAAATCAGCCGAATAAAACATCGCATTTTGTGTATAAAAAGGAAGCTAGCTGCCAATAAAAAAGAAAATAAGTAAATTTACACGTATGGAGAATACATTTCGCTTTCATTCCTTGTCGGAATTTCACGGCTTTTGCGGTCTGCCCAAACCAGAGCATCCGTTAATCAGCTTAGTGGACTATAGCCAGGTACATTACCCTGTAAATGACAACAAATTGAATTGGATACAACATTTTTATTCGATCGGTTTAAAGCGAAATGTAAATGCCCGATTTAACTATGGTCAGCAGCACTATGATTTTGACTCGGGCGTTCTTTCCTTTGTATCACCCTTACAATTTTTAAAGGTGGAAATTAATCAGGAAGTAGTGGCGCAACCCAGTGGATGGATCCTGTTGATCCATCCCGATTTCCTCTGGAACAGCGAATTGGCAAAACATATTCACCAGTATGATTTTTTCCAATATCAAGTCAATGAAGCGCTTTTTCTTTCCGACAAGGAAGAGTCCGTAATCGTCGACATTCTACAGAATATTGAAAAAGAATATCAATCTAACATGGACAAATTCAGCCGCGAACTGATTCTAAAACAGGTTGAGCGTCTGCTTATTTATGCAGAGCGATTTTATGAACGGCAATTTATGACTCGAAAGCGATCCACGCAGGAGCTGGTTACCAAATTTGAGCAGTTGCTCACAGCACAGTTCAAACAGGATATGCTACAACAACATGGGGTTCCAACGGTTGGCTTTCTGGCGCAACAGCTTAATTTATCGCCCAATTACCTCAGCAGCCTGTTGCGTATCTATACACAGCAAAACACCTAACAGCACATTCAACATAAGATGATTGAGTACGCCAAATTGCGGCTAAGCACAAGTACACATACTATTAGCGAAATTGCTTATGAGTTAGGCTTTGAGCATCCCCAATCATTCAGTAAGATATTCAAAAAAAACACCCAACAAAGCCCTGTGGAGTTTAGGCAATACTTTCAATAAATTACAGTAATTTAATCTGCATAATAGCCGGCTACGCCAATGCCTATCGTCCAGAAGAATTTTGATTTTTCAAGGTCCTCCAATAGCATATCTGCATTATCTTCGTATTCGCCGTCGGCTTTTATTTCCTCAATCTCCTCCTGAACATCCTCTTCAGTCACCTGTCGCCATACACCAACCGAGCTATTCAAAAATGTATAGCAATATCCTGCTTCAGCATCGTCCACCTCACCTTGGTTTTTATCCGTTAAGATCGTTACAAGTTCAGTTGCTTCCACCTCAAATGGATTGACATCATACATGCTGATCACTGTTTTTTCTGGTTTGGGTCCATTGATGCTTTCGATAAATTCAAGCTGTCCTTCATTGTTAAAATCCAGCCGAAGTTCGAGCTCATCATAATAATATTGGTCGTCCAGCGCATCTGAAGGAGTACCAAGTACACTTTGAACTTCAGCACGAGTTGCACCAAGATCAACCTGACCAATACCTTCTATTTGAATTCCCACAAGTGGAATAAGTTGGATCTTTTTCATGTGTATTCAGTAATTTAAAACAGTGTACCTGCATGATTAACAATTTAAAACATGCTATCGTTTTATCTGAAGGAAATATACCTACAGCTTTATGGTGAAATAAATTAAATGATCCTATATACCTTTTTTTATAAAAGGTAATATAGGAATTTAAACGAATAGGTAATACCTTTGGACCGACAAAATACCGTCTCACTATACAAATTAGATTTTGATGAAATCGAAAAAAGTAAATACCTGCGACCACTCCTGCCTTATGTGCCGTTATGTCTTACAAGACTGGCTCGGACAGATCGACCTTCATCGGAAGAATATCAAATTAAAAAAAGGTGAACAGTTTATCACCGAAGGAGAATCCGTTCGGGGAATTTATTTCATCCAGTCTGGACTCGTCAAAGTTCATCGCAATCTCGGGGATAAAGAAACCATTGTACGATTTGCAAAAAAAGGAGATATCGTCGGTCATCGTGGGGTCAGTACCGAACAAACTGTGTACCCTATTTCTGCAACAACCCTGGAAGTGTCACAGCTCTGCTTCGTGGAAATGCCGTTCTTCCTGTCCACACTACGCATAAATCCTGAGCTGAGTTACCGGTTGATGTTGTTTTTTGCCGACGAACTACATCTTTCTGAACAAAAGATGACCCAACTGACCCAACTTCCTGTTAAAAATCGCCTTGCCTGGAGCCTATTGTTACTTCACCGTATTTTCAGCGAGGAACATAAGGATGG
The genomic region above belongs to Sphingobacterium zeae and contains:
- a CDS encoding SusC/RagA family TonB-linked outer membrane protein, giving the protein MQKTLLISMALGLSYPTWANVARNHVKLAKEAQDVAVQMTVRGVVKGKDGIVLSGVTITNLTTQKTTSTNGAGQFVIEASVGQKLKLTGIGYSEKIVGVTGGQIDVTMESKDTALEEVVVVGYGTQKKVNLTGAVDQVGAEAFEGRVLGNASQMLQGVIPNLNVTPADGKPNRAPSFNIRGTTSIGQGGSALVLIDGVEGDLSAINPNDIESVTTLKDAASSAIYGSRGTFGVVLVTTKRAKSGKTSINYSGSGSFQKPIALPKFVTDGYEYASHFFTAYNAWNNYSSIPSKLNKTQIFTTDWLEEFKRRKEQGITEQVTVDDKGNYVYYGNEDYYGTLIKDNTFVQDHNLSISGNSEKMDYYISGRAYDYNGMYRYNSDKYKTYNTRAKAGLQVTDWLRISNNIDFNYAKYRDPSTAGEGGNIWRNIADEGHPSSPIFNPDGSLSFSAAYTVGDFIYGKNGTNTANQDLRNTTSFETKFLNNTFRVKGDLTFRNRDFSSVRVRVPVPYSTQEGKMLRLETSMNDNIYQVDQRYRYLFGNLYSEYERTIGDHYFKGLLGYNYEQRTYHSTYITKTGLLNDDVENINLAVGQNTTATAGYNKYRNVGVFMRANYIFKDRYLFEFNGRYDGSSKFPTNQRWGLFPSASVGWRISEEPFFQVDKKALSDLKLRASYGSLGNGNVDPYSYLDIYEIKIMDRVINGQKPSYTSVPKVIPDNLTWETARTANVGLDVSSLNGKLTFTGDIYQRKTLNMYTLGVAMPDIFGAESPKGNYADMTTKGFELSLTYKDRFDVNGSPFNWSVRGTLADYKSNIDRYENREGLIKDGSYYEGQRIGEIWGYVTQGLFQNQAEIDGAAKQKLIKSSNNGTIYPGDVRFTDLNGDGVIDYGNNTIYSHGDRTVIGNADPRYIYSFNLNLDWKGIYFSSFFQGVGKQNWYPSNESIFWGQYNRPYNNLPEWHLNNYWTADNPNGYFPRYAGYNESIKITPQTRYLQNVAYIRMKNLQIGYSFPKSVTNRLKISSLRAGLSGENLWTWSPLYKKTKDLDVGNLGKSDPEIGTGSGDGFNYPIMKSISFNLSIGL
- a CDS encoding alpha/beta fold hydrolase, with the translated sequence MAVLKIKDGTEIYYKDWGTGQPIVFHHGWPLSSDDWDAQLMFFLHNGYRVIAHDRRGHGRSTQTAGGHEMDTYASDVAQLVEALDLKDAIHIGHSTGGGEVVRYLTNYGTKRVSKAVLISSVTPTMAKSASNPDGVPMEVFDEIRANTAKHRQQYFQDFTLAFYGYNRDGADVKQGVMDNWWRQGMMGGINAQYDCVKAFSETDFTEEMKNLEIPVLVLHGEDDQIVPIDVTGKRAAQLVKNGTLITYPGFPHGMPTTEAETINKDILAFIQEN
- a CDS encoding DsbA family protein; its protein translation is MSLKPNVSEADHILGNGQADLTIVEYGDYQCPHCGKAHPVIKEMMAELGSQIRFVFRNFPLSEMHPYAKSAALAAEAAALQGKFWEMHDAIFENQNSLNDQWLLDMAQQLDLDMDKFRSDLNDESIVDRVEGDFESGMMSGVNGTPTFFVNGQKFDGGAEDLVQVLREQ
- a CDS encoding redoxin domain-containing protein, encoding MLQKNDVAPDFTLYATPDQKIKLSEFKGRNVILAFYPADWSPVCSDQMALYNEMLKYFKKYDAEIMGISVDSKWCHMAFAESRKLHFPLLADFEGKGEVAKQYGVYDEEEGECKRALFVIDKEGVIAWSYLSPTAVNPGADGIIEALENLKTN
- a CDS encoding SDR family NAD(P)-dependent oxidoreductase, translating into MKSQKVWFVTGASKGLGLSLVKELLAQDYLVVATSRTKRSLENEIGEVENFLPLEVDITDDKDVARAVLSAIDYFGRIDVLVNNAGYGQTGALEELSESETRRNFEVNVFGSLNVIRHIAPHMRGQQSGHMFNIASIGGLVGNYPAFGVYCSTKFAVAGFSEALATEMEPFGVHTTVVYPGYFRTDFLSEGSLQTAANPIASYITARESEATHQHEINGNQVNDPQKAATLLIEVSKLQEPPVHLLMGQDAYELAKNKINMLTAEIEKWKSYTISTGFDKSAE
- a CDS encoding AraC family transcriptional regulator, whose translation is MENTFRFHSLSEFHGFCGLPKPEHPLISLVDYSQVHYPVNDNKLNWIQHFYSIGLKRNVNARFNYGQQHYDFDSGVLSFVSPLQFLKVEINQEVVAQPSGWILLIHPDFLWNSELAKHIHQYDFFQYQVNEALFLSDKEESVIVDILQNIEKEYQSNMDKFSRELILKQVERLLIYAERFYERQFMTRKRSTQELVTKFEQLLTAQFKQDMLQQHGVPTVGFLAQQLNLSPNYLSSLLRIYTQQNT
- a CDS encoding helix-turn-helix domain-containing protein, with the translated sequence MQHKMIEYAKLRLSTSTHTISEIAYELGFEHPQSFSKIFKKNTQQSPVEFRQYFQ
- a CDS encoding Crp/Fnr family transcriptional regulator, with amino-acid sequence MKSKKVNTCDHSCLMCRYVLQDWLGQIDLHRKNIKLKKGEQFITEGESVRGIYFIQSGLVKVHRNLGDKETIVRFAKKGDIVGHRGVSTEQTVYPISATTLEVSQLCFVEMPFFLSTLRINPELSYRLMLFFADELHLSEQKMTQLTQLPVKNRLAWSLLLLHRIFSEEHKDGYIGLSLSKKDLASYVGTTYETVYRTLSELIELGAIMMDKKDIFIKNLQLLQDLSEEK